A genomic window from Haliaeetus albicilla chromosome 10, bHalAlb1.1, whole genome shotgun sequence includes:
- the CREB3L4 gene encoding LOW QUALITY PROTEIN: cyclic AMP-responsive element-binding protein 3-like protein 4 (The sequence of the model RefSeq protein was modified relative to this genomic sequence to represent the inferred CDS: inserted 1 base in 1 codon) → MEPEAPDAGIFPDNVFPDPPFSSSELAFEGWMLPEDGGSKAEELLQPTVNPDAVCSLSSCLTSLGSCSSQDANPEPPQPAEPPTATLYEVVCDLSTPQHGSIISIQLDDWLYPTLLPGSCINNLPAVSLPTPLPAPSTAQLCLTEEEKQLLAQEGVTLPSTLPLTQAEERILKKVRRKIRNKQSAQDSRRRKKEYLDGLESRAAACSAQNQELRKKVQELEKHNGSLLQQLQALIKQTSNKAAQTSTCILILLLSLGLILFPSYSPFCRGPGGNQDGDRPTGVISRNILTQGXATGTGQRSPIPGAGVAEGGRARTCSCRGRWS, encoded by the exons ATGGAGCCAGAAGCACCGGATGCCGGAATCTTCCCGGATAACGTCTTCCCTGATCCCCCCTTCTCCAGCTCGGAGCTGGCCTTCGAGGGCTGGATGCTCCCCGAGGATGGT GGGAGCAaagctgaggagctgctgcagccgACAGTGAACCCCGACGCCGTCTGCAGCCTGAGCAGCTGCctcacctccctgggcagctgcagctcccaggatGCCAACCcggagcccccccagcctgccgAGCCCCCCACTGCCACCCTCTACGAGGTGGTCTGTGACCTCAGCACCCCCCAGCATGGCAGCATCATCTCCATCCAGCTGG ATGACTGGCTGTACCCCACGCTGCTCCCCGGCTCGTGCATCAACAACCTGCCTGCTGTGTCCCTGCCCACTCCCCTGCCCGCACCCAGCACCGCG CAGCTGTGCCtgacagaggaggagaagcagctgctggcaCAGGAGGGGGTGACgctgcccagcaccctgcccctCACCCAG GCTGAGGAGCGGATCCTGAAGAAGGTGAGGAGAAAGATCCGGAACAAGCAGTCGGCCCAGGACAGCCGGCGGAGGAAGAAGGAGTACCTGGATGGGCTggagagcag GGCGGCCGCGTGCTCAGCCCAGAACCAGGAGCTGCGGAAGAAAGtccaggagctggagaagcaCAACGG gtccctgctgcagcagctacAGGCGCTGATCAAGCAAACATCCAACAAGGCTGCCCAGACCAGCACCTGCATCCTG atcctgctcctctccctgggACTCATCCTCTTCCCCAGCTACAGCCCCTTCTGCCGGGGCCCAGGGGGCAACCAAGACGGTGACAGGCCCACCGGAG TGATTTCCAGGAACATCCTGACCCAGG CAGCCACTGGAACTGGCCAGAGAAGCCCCATTCCCGGTGCCGGGGTGGCTGAGGGTGGAAGAGCCAggacctgcagctgcagaggaagaTGGAGCTGa